The following are encoded together in the Daucus carota subsp. sativus chromosome 5, DH1 v3.0, whole genome shotgun sequence genome:
- the LOC108223887 gene encoding probable xyloglucan glycosyltransferase 12 produces MAPSFEWWAKETHRGTPVVVKMENPNNWAMLELESPSDDDFLAPETAGNGNSGSTKSKSRRNKNAKQLTWVLLLKAHKAAGCLTSIASALFSLSSAVRRRIAAGKTDSDESERPVVKSRFYKCIKVFLWLSVLLLGFEIVAYYKGWHLGKPDLQLEYLYTLTRPSGLKDAFDLLYSSWVSIRVDYLAPPLQFLANSCIILFLIQSLDRLALCLGCFWIKFKKIKPVLKQGLEDLEAGDGTGGYFPMVLVQIPMCNEKEVYQQSIGAVCNLDWPKSKLLIQVLDDSDDPTTQLLIQDEVSKWHKEGANILYRHRVNREGYKAGNLKSAMNCSYVKDYEFVAIFDADFQPNPDFLKKTVPHFKDNEELGLVQTRWSFVNKEENLLTRLQNINLAFHFEVEQQVNGILLNFFGFNGTAGVWRIKALEESGGWLERTTVEDMDIAVRAHLHGWKFIFLNDVECQCELPESYEAYRKQQHRWHSGPMQLFRLCLPDIIRSKISLWKKFNMIFLFFLLRKLILPFYSFTLFCIILPMTMFIPEATLPAWVVCYIPATMSFLNILPAPKSFPFIVPYLLFENTMSVTKFNAMISGLFQLGSAYEWVVTKKSGRSSEGDLVSLVDKDPEKKPLRGNSLPDLDEMRGEIEKEIKKEQMASKKVKHNRLYTKELALAFLLLTASARSLLSAQGIHFYFLLFQGVSFLLVGLDLIGEQVA; encoded by the exons ATGGCGCCGTCGTTCGAGTGGTGGGCTAAAGAAACCCACAGAGGGACGCCGGTGGTTGTGAAGATGGAGAATCCGAATAACTGGGCCATGTTGGAGCTTGAGTCCCCTTCTGATGACGATTTTCTCGCGCCGGAGACTGCCGGAAATGGGAATTCCGGCAGCACGAAATCCAAATCTCGCCGGAATAAAAATGCCAAACAGCTCACTTGGGTTCTCCTGCTTAAAGCCCACAAAGCTGCTGGTTGTTTGACTTCAATTGCTTCTGCATTGTTTAGTCTTTCCTCCGCCGTGCGCCGCCGTATTGCCGCCGGAAAAACGGACTCCGATGAGTCTGAAAGGCCAGTTGTGAAATCAAGGTTTTATAAATGTATAAAGGTGTTTCTTTGGTTATCTGTTTTGTTATTAGGTTTTGAGATAGTTGCTTATTATAAAGGCTGGCATTTAGGTAAACCAGATCTTCAGTTAGagtatttatatacattaacAAGGCCATCAGGGCTGAAAGATGCATTTGATTTGCTTTATTCCAGTTGGGTTTCGATTAGGGTTGATTATCTTGCTCCCCCTCTTCAATTCCTTGCCAATTCTTGTATTATACTTTTTCTTATCCAGAGTTTGGATAGGTTAGCTTTGTGTTTGGGTTGTTTTTGGATTAAATTTAAGAAGATTAAGCCAGTTTTGAAACAAGGGTTAGAAGATCTTGAAGCTGGTGATGGTACTGGTGGTTACTTCCCTATGGTTCTTGTCCAGATCCCCATGTGTAATGAAAAAGAG GTTTATCAGCAGTCTATAGGAGCAGTGTGTAACTTGGATTGGCCAAAATCTAAATTGcttattcaagttttagatgattCGGATGATCCAACTACACAGTTGTTGATCCAAGATGAGGTTTCTAAGTGGCACAAAGAGGGTGCAAACATTTTGTATCGGCATAGGGTGAATAGAGAAGGGTATAAAGCTGGAAATCTCAAGTCTGCGATGAATTGTAGTTATGTTAAGGACTATGAATTTGTTGCCATTTTCGATGCCGATTTTCAGCCCAACCCTGATTTTCTTAAGAAAACTGTTCCACATTTTAAG GATAATGAGGAGTTAGGGTTGGTCCAGACAAGATGGTCCTTTGTAAACAAGGAAGAAAACCTGTTGACGAGGctccaaaatattaatttggCATTTCATTTTGAAGTAGAACAACAGGTGAATGGGATTCTACTCAATTTCTTCGGATTTAATGGAACGGCTGGGGTGTGGAGGATCAAAGCCTTAGAAGAGTCCGGTGGTTGGTTAGAGAGGACCACAGTTGAGGACATGGACATCGCAGTCCGAGCTCATCTCCATGGATGGAAATTCATCTTCCTTAATGATGTTGAG TGTCAATGTGAACTGCCGGAGTCTTATGAGGCATACAGGAAACAACAGCACAGATGGCATTCTGGTCCGATGCAGTTGTTTCGTCTCTGTTTGCCTGATATAATCCGTTCAAAG ATAAGCTTATGGAAAAAGTTCAATATGATATTCCTCTTCTTccttttaagaaaattaatacTTCCATTTTACTCTTTCACTCTATTTTGCATAATCCTTCCAATGACTATGTTCATACCGGAGGCTACGCTCCCAGCATGGGTTGTTTGTTATATACCAGCAACCATGTCATTTCTTAACATACTCCCAGCCCCAAAATCTTTTCCTTTCATTGTCCCTTACCTTCTATTCGAGAACACAATGTCAGTAACCAAGTTCAATGCCATGATTTCTGGTTTATTTCAACTAGGAAGTGCATACGAATGGGTAGTTACCAAGAAATCTGGACGCTCCTCAGAAGGAGATCTCGTTTCCTTAGTTGACAAAGACCCAGAAAAAAAGCCTCTAAGGGGCAACTCATTGCCAGATTTAGATGAAATGCGAGGAGAAATTGAAAAGGAAATCAAGAAGGAGCAGATGGCTTCTAAGAAGGTAAAACACAACAGACTATACACGAAAGAGCTCGCACTAGCTTTTCTTCTCTTGACAGCTTCAGCCCGAAGCCTGCTGTCTGCCCAGGGAATCCATTTCTACTTCTTACTCTTTCAAGGGGTTTCATTTCTACTGGTCGGACTTGATTTGATTGGCGAGCAGGTTGCTTAA
- the LOC108220724 gene encoding AP2-like ethylene-responsive transcription factor CRL5 codes for MKRKINNGNNNTSSPNWLGFSLSPHMKMKETEHNHHHFTTSLSSTVSTSFYGSSPSTYAQNGAFHSHLPVMPLKSDGSLCIIPPFSTSQSLQGGASQNRESKALSLDSVYYHQNAADQEAQRQQQQQEMQYYSGMHCHQLYQTASMQEARDSQGGDIFSEIFPGQEMNTGTMVHNDGSVVAASGSVGSMGFGDLQCLSLSISPGSQSSSITTQAEISPAKKKGSAKMGSKQLKTKTIDTFGKRTSQYRGVTRHRWTGRYEAHLWDNSCQKEGQTRKGRQVYLGGYDMEEKAARAYDCAALKYWGSQTHINFPLESYQQQLEDMKSMSRQEYVANLRRKSSGFSRGASMYRGVTRHHQHGRWQARIGRVAGNKDLYLGTFSTQEEAAEAYDIAAIKFRGVSAVTNFDITRYDVEKIMASDAILAGEQARRLNDSETTNHTGIVEYINPLLVPSSQGEFFQSANHKNASSSDWKMVMHQSSQQHEQNPNCLESLAEQNTSVEQEQQQQHYKNLSFSMALQDLISIEAMNSTQQMFDDSLTSTKIDNSNHFSEPSSLVTSLSSSREASPENFAVITASMLFC; via the exons ATGAAAAGAAAGATCAACAATGGCAATAATAACACTAGTAGTCCCAACTGGCTGGGATTTTCTCTCTCACCTCACATGAAAATGAAGGAGACTGAACATAACCATCATCACTTCACTACTTCACTTTCCTCCACAGTTTCAACAAGCTTCTATGGCTCTTCTCCCTCAACTTATGCTCAAAATGGTGCTTTTCACTCTCATTTACCTGTGATGCCTTTGAAATCAGATGGTTCTCTTTGTATTATACCACCATTCTCCACATCACAAAGCCTGCAAG GTGGTGCAAGCCAAAATAGGGAGAGTAAGGCTCTCAGCTTAGACAGTGTTTATTACCACCAAAATGCTGCAGACCAAGAAGCTCAAaggcaacaacaacaacaggaGATGCAATATTATTCTGGGATGCATTGCCATCAGTTGTATCAAACTGCTTCTATGCAAGAAGCCAGAGATTCCCAGGGTGGAGatattttttctgaaattttcccAGGCCAAGAGATGAACACTGGCACCATGGTTCACAATGATGGTTCTGTTGTAGCTGCTTCTGGCTCTGTTGGGTCAATGGGTTTTGGAGATTTACAGTGTCTGAGCTTGTCCATCAGCCCTGGCTCTCAATCAAGCAGCATCACAACTCAAGCAGAAATCTCACCTGCTAAAAAGAAAGGGTCAGCCAAGATGGGCTCAAAACAACTCAAAACCAAAACTATTGACACTTTTGGGAAAAGAACATCTCAGTATAGAGGTGTCACCAG GCATAGATGGACTGGTAGATATGAAGCACATTTGTGGGATAATAGTTGCCAGAAAGAAGGCCAAACAAGGAAAGGAAGGCAAG TGTATCTTG ggGGTTATGATATGGAAGAAAAAGCTGCAAGAGCTTATGATTGCGCGGCCTTGAAGTACTGGGGATCTCAAACCCATATTAACTTTCCT TTGGAGAGCTACCAGCAACAACTCGAGGATATGAAAAGCATGAGCCGACAGGAGTATGTTGCGAATCTGAGAAG GAAAAGCAGTGGGTTTTCGAGGGGAGCTTCAATGTACAGAGGAGTAACAAG GCATCATCAGCATGGAAGATGGCAAGCTCGAATTGGCCGGGTTGCAGGAAACAAGGACCTCTACCTGGGGACATTCA GCACTCAAGAGGAAGCAGCTGAAGCCTATGACATTGCTGCTATTAAGTTCCGCGGGGTAAGTGCTGTGACAAACTTTGACATTACAAGATACGACGTTGAAAAAATCATGGCCAGCGATGCAATACTTGCTGGAGAGCAAGCCAGGCGCCTgaatgactcagaaacaactAATCACACGGGTATTGTTGAGTACATAAACCCGTTGTTAGTACCTTCAAGCCAAGGTGAATTTTTCCAATCTGCTAATCACAAGAATGCCAGTAGTTCAGATTGGAAAATGGTGATGCACCAGTCTTCGCAACAGCATGAACAAAATCCTAATTGTCTGGAATCACTTGCTGAGCAAAATACTAGTGTTGAACAAGAGCAGCAACAGCAGCACTACAAGAATTTGTCTTTCTCAATGGCTCTCCAGGATTTGATCAGTATCGAGGCCATGAATTCGACGCAACAGATGTTTGATGATTCATTGACATCAACAAAGATTGATAATAGTAACCATTTCTCAGAACCATCTTCCCTGGTTACTAGTTTAAGTAGCTCAAGAGAAGCTAGCCCTGAAAATTTCGCGGTCATCACAGCCTCAATGCTGTTCTGCTAA
- the LOC108192542 gene encoding growth-regulating factor 6-like isoform X1 produces the protein MLKKRSDSGSLFGNGQSQMLSFSSPNSHPLGMHHQVATPHSYTTGPVSGGLYGGISTGVKGPFTPSQWMELEHQALIYKYMTANYPVPSNLLNPIKKAMESARFSSSLGANLRPVEWGAFHLGFPNNADPDLGRCRRTDGKKWRCSREAVADRKYCDRHTKRSRSRKPVEGQTGHNVSGTTNTTTKSPPMSSSTSAALVVPASDTFNNFGLSGNRLQQGTPNPTTSPHPKRRSVNIHEEVKEMEGLPMKRPVNTLNESGFLNIKHIPYQESSTMDFGLQCSDSMLNPFQKAPSLIKGKSYRSSAELDKDKYRSEHSLGQFMGDWMKCQSEPQAIPWPETDAQLDRTRLSISLPVGAADFISSTSSLTNENLVCSPIRLSCNLGSAHAGSEMNTFIKDTNQRHANWGTSAGGPLGEVLHSSNNSASDSQNSISP, from the exons ATGTTGAAGAAGAGATCTGATTCTGGTTCTCTCTTTGGTAATGGGCAGTCTCAAATGCTCAGTTTCTCTTCCCCCAACTCTCACCCTCTAGGGATGCATCATCAAGTTGCAACTCCTCACTCTTACACTACAg GCCCTGTCTCTGGAGGCTTGTATGGTGGAATATCAACAGGGGTTAAGGGGCCATTTACTCCATCACAATGGATGGAGCTAGAACACCAAGCCTTAATCTACAAGTACATGACTGCAAATTATCCTGTGCCTTCTAACCTCCTCAACCCCATTAAGAAAGCAATGGAATCTGCTCGGTTCTCCAGTTCTTTGGGCGCAAATCTTAGACCAG TTGAATGGGGTGCTTTTCATCTGGGATTTCCTAACAATGCTGATCCTGATCTTGGGAGATGTCGTCGGACAGATGGGAAAAAATGGCGCTGCTCACGAGAGGCTGTCGCTGATCGAAAATATTGTGATCGACACACAAAAAGATCCCGTTCAAGAAAGCCTGTGGAAGGTCAAACTGGCCATAACGTCTCTGGAACCACCAATACCACCACAAAGAGTCCGCCTATGTCTTCTTCCACATCAGCTGCCTTGGTGGTTCCAGCTAGCGATACATTTAACAATTTTGGTCTCTCAGGAAACCGATTGCAACAAGGCACACCCAATCCCACCACATCCCCTCACCCTAAAAG GAGATCTGTTAATATCCATGAGGAAGTGAAAGAGATGGAAGGGCTTCCCATGAAACGTCCAGTCAATACTCTGAATGAAAGTGGGttcttaaatattaaacatattccATATCAAGAGTCTTCTACAATGGACTTTGGACTTCAATGCTCCGACTCGATGCTAAACCCATTCCAGAAAGCTCCTTCATTGATCAAAGGCAAAAGCTATAGGTCTTCTGCAGAGCTTGATAAAGACAAATATAGATCAGAGCATTCACTTGGACAGTTCATGGGTGACTGGATGAAATGCCAGTCTGAGCCCCAAGCTATCCCGTGGCCTGAGACTGATGCCCAACTAGACAGGACCAGACTCTCCATATCATTACCAGTAGGTGCTGCAGATTTCATATCATCAACTTCATCTCTTACCAATGAAAACCTTGTATGTTCACCCATAAGATTATCGTGCAATCTTGGCTCTGCTCATGCGGGTTCTGAAATGAATACATTCATCAAAGATACGAACCAAAGACATGCAAATTGGGGTACTTCTGCGGGTGGACCACTCGGGGAAGTTTTGCATAGTTCCAATAATAGTGCAAGTGATTCCCAGAACTCCATCAGTCCTTAA
- the LOC108192542 gene encoding growth-regulating factor 6-like isoform X2, with protein MLSFSSPNSHPLGMHHQVATPHSYTTGPVSGGLYGGISTGVKGPFTPSQWMELEHQALIYKYMTANYPVPSNLLNPIKKAMESARFSSSLGANLRPVEWGAFHLGFPNNADPDLGRCRRTDGKKWRCSREAVADRKYCDRHTKRSRSRKPVEGQTGHNVSGTTNTTTKSPPMSSSTSAALVVPASDTFNNFGLSGNRLQQGTPNPTTSPHPKRRSVNIHEEVKEMEGLPMKRPVNTLNESGFLNIKHIPYQESSTMDFGLQCSDSMLNPFQKAPSLIKGKSYRSSAELDKDKYRSEHSLGQFMGDWMKCQSEPQAIPWPETDAQLDRTRLSISLPVGAADFISSTSSLTNENLVCSPIRLSCNLGSAHAGSEMNTFIKDTNQRHANWGTSAGGPLGEVLHSSNNSASDSQNSISP; from the exons ATGCTCAGTTTCTCTTCCCCCAACTCTCACCCTCTAGGGATGCATCATCAAGTTGCAACTCCTCACTCTTACACTACAg GCCCTGTCTCTGGAGGCTTGTATGGTGGAATATCAACAGGGGTTAAGGGGCCATTTACTCCATCACAATGGATGGAGCTAGAACACCAAGCCTTAATCTACAAGTACATGACTGCAAATTATCCTGTGCCTTCTAACCTCCTCAACCCCATTAAGAAAGCAATGGAATCTGCTCGGTTCTCCAGTTCTTTGGGCGCAAATCTTAGACCAG TTGAATGGGGTGCTTTTCATCTGGGATTTCCTAACAATGCTGATCCTGATCTTGGGAGATGTCGTCGGACAGATGGGAAAAAATGGCGCTGCTCACGAGAGGCTGTCGCTGATCGAAAATATTGTGATCGACACACAAAAAGATCCCGTTCAAGAAAGCCTGTGGAAGGTCAAACTGGCCATAACGTCTCTGGAACCACCAATACCACCACAAAGAGTCCGCCTATGTCTTCTTCCACATCAGCTGCCTTGGTGGTTCCAGCTAGCGATACATTTAACAATTTTGGTCTCTCAGGAAACCGATTGCAACAAGGCACACCCAATCCCACCACATCCCCTCACCCTAAAAG GAGATCTGTTAATATCCATGAGGAAGTGAAAGAGATGGAAGGGCTTCCCATGAAACGTCCAGTCAATACTCTGAATGAAAGTGGGttcttaaatattaaacatattccATATCAAGAGTCTTCTACAATGGACTTTGGACTTCAATGCTCCGACTCGATGCTAAACCCATTCCAGAAAGCTCCTTCATTGATCAAAGGCAAAAGCTATAGGTCTTCTGCAGAGCTTGATAAAGACAAATATAGATCAGAGCATTCACTTGGACAGTTCATGGGTGACTGGATGAAATGCCAGTCTGAGCCCCAAGCTATCCCGTGGCCTGAGACTGATGCCCAACTAGACAGGACCAGACTCTCCATATCATTACCAGTAGGTGCTGCAGATTTCATATCATCAACTTCATCTCTTACCAATGAAAACCTTGTATGTTCACCCATAAGATTATCGTGCAATCTTGGCTCTGCTCATGCGGGTTCTGAAATGAATACATTCATCAAAGATACGAACCAAAGACATGCAAATTGGGGTACTTCTGCGGGTGGACCACTCGGGGAAGTTTTGCATAGTTCCAATAATAGTGCAAGTGATTCCCAGAACTCCATCAGTCCTTAA
- the LOC108222911 gene encoding uncharacterized protein LOC108222911 has product MMLHDNGDAPSRFELLDIVKKHSVLLRKESVDDQDVSDVEKNHGFWHDVMELYFVTGKEARRRLDDDLIFFVRKTSMDGFEFIDSAEDDSPYFVRRWAPELNNLVEKNAVNVDWRCSFYLNLIAHSSFSVTVLICSHQALQNYQSGETTSISPICKVVKTVYASPDRVNFHVDSRKEVETTPSYPDVCFAVDDFDSTFDAMVLTDVDHCFCVLLHAHGGAAFPSETISQDSSSSDNSSANSGNDTGKTKHPKVTLFSGFVSYQIVREASDAGKSGFSSLLSIGHTSGKTHKLHMKGPGGRGEVEVAISGVLDGSMQGIPSYSSAKSSKKKSRIRETVRKAAIVASATAKHVYAAGESQSSDKTHPLKCCLMSISLPWECIAYDLLFKGNIQANLQVADT; this is encoded by the exons ATGATGCTACACGATAATGGGGATGCACCTTCTCG GTTTGAATTGTTGGATATCGTTAAGAAGCATTCAGTGTTATTACGGAAAGAGTCTGTTGACGATCAAGATGTTTCTGATGTGGAAAAGAATCACGGATTTTGGCATGATGTCATGGAACTGTATTTTGTGACTGGTAAGGAGGCAAGGAGACGGTTGGATGATGATCTCATATTCTTTGTTAGGAAAACG AGCATGGATGGGTTTGAATTCATTGACAGTGCAGAGGACGACTCCCCTTACTTTGTGCGCAGGTGGGCACCTGAG TTGAATAATTTAGTGGAGAAGAATGCAGTAAACGTGGACTGGAGATGCTCATTTTACTTGAACTTAATTGCGCACTCTTCGTTTAGTGTAACAGTGTTAATTTGCAG TCATCAGGCTCTTCAGAATTATCAAAGTGGTGAAACAACATCGATATCTCCCATATGTAAG GTTGTGAAAACTGTTTATGCATCTCCAGACCGTGTAAATTTCCATGTAGACTCAAGGAAG GAAGTAGAGACAACTCCTTCCTATCCAGATGTATGTTTTGCAGTTGATGATTTTGATTCCACTTTTGATGCAATG GTGCTAACTGATGTCGACCATTGTTTCTGTGTTCTCCTACATGCACACGGTGGAGCAGCTTTTCCTAGTGAAACAATATCACAAGATTCTAGTTCTAGTGACAATTCTTCAGCAAATTCCGGAAATGATACAGGAAAAACAAAGCATCCAAAG GTCACACTTTTCTCAGGATTTGTCAGCTATCAAATTGTCCGAGAAGCAAGCGATG CTGGTAAATCTGGATTCAGTAGTCTTTTGTCAATTGGTCATACGTCTGGCAAGACACACAAGCTACACATGAAAGGTCCTGGAGGTCGTGGGGAAGTTGAAGTGGCCATTTCTGGTGTTTTAG ATGGAAGCATGCAGGGAATACCCTCTTATTCGTCAGCGAAATCGTCTAAGAAAAAATCTCGAATCAGAGAAACAGTACGTAAAGCAGCGATTGTAGCATCTGCGACCGCGAAGCATGTATATGCAGCTGGTGAAAGCCAGAGTTCTGACAAAACGCATCCACTGAAGTGCTGTTTGATGTCCATATCATTGCCCTGGGAATGTATTGCTTACGACCTCTTATTTAAG GGAAATATACAGGCGAACTTGCAAGTGGCTGATACTTAG
- the LOC108222912 gene encoding DNA-(apurinic or apyrimidinic site) endonuclease, chloroplastic: protein MIRVSTLKKLGFCHTLSPLTHLFPPPLLRFSRTISLAMSAEPWTLLTHRNPQHGWAPYNPRTMRNPPLTPHTKHVKILSYNVNGLKRLLELDGNYLVQLAQREDFDVLCLQETHLQEKDVEAIKCSLIDGYEDSFWTCSVSRLDYSGTAVISRIKPLSVSYGLGVSDHDSEGRLVTVEFDTYYLVCAYVPNSGRYLKRLSYRVTQWDSCLSNYVKELEKAKPVVLAGDLNCAHEEIDIHNPARSLKKAGFTIEERQSFEMNFLNKGFVDTFRNQHPGVVGYTFWGWNDGRGTNKGWRLDYFLVSESVLDKVYDSYILPDVDGSDHSPIGLILTL from the exons ATGATTCGTGTCTCAACTCTGAAAAAACTAGGGTTCTGCCATACCTTATCTCCCCTGACTCATTTATTTCCACCACCGTTGCTTAGATTCTCCCGTACAATAAGCCTAGCCATGTCTGCTGAGCCCTGGACTCTTCTTACACACAGGAATCCACAACATGGGTGGGCCCCTTACAATCCTCGTACTATGAGAAACCCTCCTCTTACACCTCACACTAAACATGTCAAGATTCTGTCTTACAATGTCAACGGCTTGAAGCGCTTACTGGAACTGGATGGGAATTACCTGGTACAGCTGGCGCAGAGAGAAGACTTTgatgtcttgtgcttgcaagaaACTCACTTACAG GAGAAAGATGTGGAGGCAATCAAGTGCTCTCTTATTGATGGATATGAAGATAGCTTTTGGACATGTAGTGTCTCCAGGCTTGACTATTCTGGTACTGCAGTTATCTCAAGGATCAAACCACTTTCCGTGAGCTATGGCCTTGGCGTATCAGATCATGATAGCGAAGGGCGTCTTGTGACTGTCGAGTTTGATACATATTATTTAGTTTGTGCATATGTTCCGAATTCAGGGAGGTATCTAAAGAGATTGTCATACAGAGTCACACAGTGGGATTCTTGTTTAAGCAATTATGTGAAAGAGCTGGAGAAGGCGAAACCTGTTGTTTTGGCGGGAGATTTGAACTGTGCTCATGAAGAAATTGATATCCATAACCCTGCAAGAAGTCTGAAAAAAGCTGGTTTTACAATTGAAGAAAGGCAGTCATTTGAGATGAACTTCTTGAACAAGGGATTTGTCGACACATTTAGAAATCAGCATCCTGGTGTTGTGGGCTATACGTTCTGGGGTTGGAATGATGGACGCGGGACAAATAAGGGATGGCGCCTGGATTACTTCCTTGTATCAGAGTCTGTCTTGGACAAGGTTTACGACTCATATATTCTTCCAGATGTTGATGGAAGTGATCACAGTCCAATCGGCCTCATTCTTACACTATAG